Within the Miscanthus floridulus cultivar M001 chromosome 17, ASM1932011v1, whole genome shotgun sequence genome, the region TCTACTTTAGCATTGCCCAGTAATTTATCCTAAGTTAAACTGCTTTGATTTAGGACAAATTTACAGAAAAATATATTAGTTTGTAGAAGTTCTAATAAATACTTATTAAGACATATTTAGTAATATGTGGATTTAATAGAACTAATTTAATGTTGTAGATGTTGATATATTCGTTCTATAAACTATAGTGGAAGTTTCGTTTAGACAAAATTAAAGTCAACTATAATTTAGAACCGAAAGAATACGAGATAGATAGATGGTGGATatattgttgtgagagaaaatggCTTCAATTacggattaagtccacttttagcCCATCAACTATAGGGTTCatctaattttaaccctcaactacaaaaccatCTAGCGGTGATACCACAACTATCAAAACCGTTCACGTTTAGCATCTGGGCGCGGGCAGGGCTATTTTGTCCTACGTGGAGCGGGTTTGACCACGCCACGCTGGTGTTGACCGCCACGTAGGATGCCAACCTCCATCTCAGTGACATATGGGGCTCACACGTCACCCACTCATCACCTCCCTCCTGTGCTGCCGCCGCGGACGCTTGCGTCGCGGGTGGGGCAGCTTCGACCACGGAGCTCCTAGTGCGGCCGCCATCCATGGATGacgatgaggaagaggaagatgacgtGCTACCGCCGCCAGTCCGCATCCGCTTGGGCTCCCGTGTCGAGTCCGTGGAGCTGCTTCAGGGCATAGGTGCTGCTGGATGAGTCGACGGCGGGCGGGAGATCAAAGTAGCCAacaccggcgccgccgccacTTGTGACGGTGGATGAGGTGGACGCGAGCCTTGGGGCCAGCGGCGTCGCGGGCGAGAGCGGCGGCGGGGGCGCGTTGTGCTTGGACAGCATGCTCTCGACCCAGGACGACAGGTCGGAGGGATTGTAGTGCACGGTGTCCGTGGCGAGGTGGGAGATGAAGCGTCATCAGCGGTAGCGCGGCGCCGCCAACGCCGCCCATCCCCATGGCCATCTCAAGCTGCTCCAGCTTCTGTGCGACGTCCGCCATATCCGACGAACGCACCTTGTACCCGAGCGTGGCCAGCATCTCgtccatctcctcctcctcctgctcccctacccccgccgccaccaccatcatCTTGTCCTTGGAGGAGCCCTTGTCGCCGCCGCTCCCGCCCGGCGTCTTAGTACTCGTGCTTCATGATCTCTGAGCTACAGGCCTAGACAACCAGCTAATAATTACTCGTGCGCTGCCGTGTTGCTGCTGCCACTGCCATGGCCAGCGAGCGCAGCTGCTGCACTGCTGCCAGGCGGGCGAGCACGCTCCCCACTGCTTTGCGCCCGAGCCGCTACCGCTGCTGGGCTCGCCGGCCCGTGGCAACTCCCACGCCTCGATGCTCGGCGGTGAAGGCCCCATGACCCCGTCGGGCTCATGAGCGGGGGCCACCGAACGAGCAGGCAGTCGCGCCATGGTCGGTGAGCGCGTGCGATCGAGACACGTGCTGCTGTTGGGCAAGCACGAGCAAGCTGCCGCGTCCATGGCGGACGAGCcttgggacggggacggggaggcCCACCTGACGGCGAGGTTAGTGATGTAGACGACGGAGGGCGTGTTCTCCCGGAAGAGGCGCACGGTGGCGAGCTCGTCCGCCTGCAGCTTCCAGGGCGTGGAGACCACGAACGCGGATGTCGCGCCGGCGTCGCCAAGGACCAGCGACGCGGAGGCGAGCTCCACGATGAGGGAGCCCGCGGCCGACGACAGCAGCCGCCCCGTGGCCTCGGCGGGGACTAGCTCACGGAGCCGCCGTAGCCGCGCCCACGGCCACGGCGAGGGGAGGGCGagcgaggaggcggaggcggggcACGGGCTTGGTGGCCGCGGCGCGCGCAAGGTGCTTGAGGAAATGACGCGGGCGGCATGGCGGCGGGAGCGTGGAGAGGAAGCAGGTTGTGGCGGAGGACGCGGCGGCGACAGTGGCGGCCATCGGGGTTGCTGTTGCTTGTGttgtgcggggggggggggggggcaggacaGTGGAGGGAGCTCAGCCGCCCGCGGCCGGGGGTGTTTGGACGATGAGTCGATGATGAGTGGATGCGCTGCGTTGCCGCTGCCTGGTGCAGTGGCATTGCTTGTCTGGCACTTTCCTACTGGCTGTTGGCTCAtcaaaaccgctcaacgtcggtcaaaacagCATTGCTCccgcccaggtgctaaaagtgaacaaTTTTGACAATTGGGGTACCGGtactagacggttttatagttgagggttaaaattagatCAACACAATAGTTGAGGGACTAAAAATAGACTTAATCCTTCAATTAATTATTGTATAGCAGATACTCAAGAGAGACCGAATGGTAAAAAGAGGGGAAAATAATGAGATAATGGGATAGTGTTTTTCTCCATATCCGGCTTACTCAAGGGAGACCCATCCAAACTTGCCCTGTTTGGCTTGCTCCATatctggcttgttcggcttctttttttagccggaatagtatttttctcgcacaacaattcagccagaacagtgtttttcagccagtttcggcCAAAATTCAGCCAGCCGAACATGGCAAGTTTGGATGGGTGTAATAATTATAAGCAGCTAATGCCGCAGGGATTAACCACTGCAAATTGCCATGACGGCAGATAATTAAAACGCAAAGAAgaaataaagaaagaaagaaatggaACCAAATCCTCTATGGGTCCAAACCTCCTACTCCAATCTCCATGACGCAATCAATGGCGATTATATTACATACATATCTCGTGTCCTCCAAATCTAAATTAAAATCCAAAACAGGGAGAGGAAAAAATCACATCCTTAATTGCTACTGCTTGAATAGTATTTCTGATTTGGCTATCCCTGAATTTAAAAGGATATCCTTACTCTATATAACACCATCAATGCAAAGTCACCCTGCCTCCAACATGCCCTGATTTCAGATTCACCACAAAGTAACTGCCGTGTATATACACGTGTATTTCTCAGAATGATTCGGCGAGCAAATTCGGGAGGCACATTGCCGTTGCCGCGCAGACATCCTATATGAACGCCACGAAATCATCCAAGAGTAAATGCAGTCTATTTTATGTTGGATTTATTATTCAAATTCGTGGTGTTAATTCTTTCTATTCTTTCCATGAGGCCATTTCTACTCTCTGTTCATCTGCCTATAAATACTTACCCACCATAGCAAGCAATTAGCAATACCAAGAAATCGATCCACGCTCCGGTGCGGCGGCCGCGACCACGGCGTAAGCACAAGCACCGTCGTCGTTGCTGCTACACATTTGTACTTGCAAGCAGCCACGTGTTTCACCTGCATTTGGCATTTGCTAGAAGCTGACATGGCATGCATGATGACGCGACGCAGGTGGACCTCACCGGCGGGTACTACGACTCCGGCGACAACGTGAAGTTCGGCCTGCCGCTGGCGTTCACCGTGACGATGCTGGCGTGGAGCGTGCTGGAGCACGAGCGCCCGCTGGCGGCCGCGGGGGAGCTCCGGAACGCGCTGCCCGCCGTGCGCTGGGGCGCCGACTACCTGGCCCGGGCGCATGCGGCCGACGAGACGCTGTACGTGCAGGTCGGCGACGGCGACTTCGACCACTCGTGCTGGCAGCGGCCCGAAGACATGGACACGCCCCGCACGTCCTACAGCGTCGACGCCTCCCGCCCCGGGTCCGACCACTCGACCCCGGCTACAGTGTGCATTGTTGGCCATTATTATATCTGAATCTGATGATTTGTGGTTGTAGCTGTTCCGTTTCGCCAAGAACCACCGTGGCCTCTACCAGAACAGCGTGCCGGGGGCTGCAAAATTCTATCCGAGCAGCGGCGATGAGGTTTTGATCCAAACATTATTTCTGAAAATTGTtcatgtcatacaatggaatgATGCAATGCAATGTTCTTGTTGGGATCAATGATCGATCAATGGGACAGGACGAGCTGATCTGGGCTGCAGTCTGGCTCTTCATCGCCACCGGTGGTGAGGACTACAAGGCCTTCATCGCCGGCGATGGCAACGTCGGCGGGGCGCAGACCTCGTTCTCATGGGACAACAAGTTCGTCGGTGCCCAGGCACTCGTCGCCAAGGCAAGCGATCGAGCCGCGCACCTATAGCGATGCGATACTACTTAACAACCGCGACAAATAATCCGCCATTAATTCATCTTGCTTGCAATTGCAGCTCATCCTCCAAGGGAAGCTGCCGGACGCCGGCAACGCGGCGGCGATGAAGAACCACCTGGAGGAGTTCCTCTGCGGCGTGCTGGAGCACAACAGCAACGACGGGAGGCTGAGCCCCGGCGGCGTGCTGTGGCTGGAGCCCTGGAACAACCTGCAGTACGTCACCTCCGCGGCGTTCGTGCTCGCCGCGCACTCCGACCACCTGCAGGcagccgcgggcgcgggcgcctCGCTCCGGTGCGGCGGGGCGACGCTGCCGCCGTCGCAGCTGCTCGCGTTCGCGCGGTCCCAGGCGGACTACATCCTCGGCGCCAACCCGGAGAGGATGAGCTACATGGTCGGGTACGGCACCAGGTTCCCGGAGCAGGTGCACCACCGCGGCGCGTCGGTGCCGTCCATCAAGTCCAGCCCCGGCAAGATCACCTGCAAGGGAGGGTTCGGCTACTACAGCAGGGACGCGCCCAACCCCAACGTCATCGTCGGCGCCATCGTCGGAGGGCCTGATGGCAGCGACCGGTACGACGATTCCCGGCGGAATTACCAGCAGACCGAGCCGTCCACCGTCACCGTCGCGCCCATTGTCGGAGTGCTTGCGAGGCTTTCGCAGCAGAACTGAGAGTGAGACATGGCTCTCCACCTTTTTTAGCAGGAGAGGTTGCTTGCATTTAGAGGATTATTATTCGGCGACATAGATATGCTGAATAATTGTGATTTCTTACTCTCAGACCATCTTGTAAATTGATCACAAAGGGTATCCAATAAAATCACTTGCTCTCAGTTTCAAAATCTGTTTTTTCGTGGGCCATTGGCCCCCCAGTCTATCACTCCAAAAATCCAAATAGAAACCTGAGTTCCCCTGATCTTTTTTCTTTTCGGAAGGACAACAAGAACTTTACTGAAGTTCTATTAGAAGAAGAGCATCTTTGAGGAAAATTAGTTATCACTTATTAATCAAAGCCGACAACGGATCTTtcgaaaaaaaaaaaaggaaaattagTTATAAAAAACCGACATACATGTTGATACAGGTGTCAACCACCACCCCAACACGACACAGCTACGACAAGATGACTACAACATTGAGCAAAACAAaggaacacaatgacaccaaatatAACCAAGCTATCAATAGCGTCCATTGTAGGTGTTATTAAGGATGAAATTGGATCACAGAGACATTATGGATATGGGTAATTGTTTCTTTTTGAATTCAGATACAGGTAGTATTGAATACACCGAATACAGTACCGATATTAAATGTCTACTAGATTCTCATATTGATTATCCACTTTTATATAGTATTTGAACTCCTTTGGGATGGACAATATTCTCCGGACGCCGACGGCTGGCGTGAGGTCTTGTCGCAGGGGTCGTTAAGCGGCGCCGGAGGGGCACGCCCCGCCCGCACTGCATTGGCGAACCAACGGCCCCCTACCCCCTATCGGGCGGATCTACGCGGGAAGTGCTTTAACCGTCTCTCCACCGCGCACAGGGTGGCAACCTGCAAGCTGCCTCCACGCTACCTCCGATGCAAGGGGTTCCGACACCTCGCGCGGGACTGTAAGCAGCGGCGGAAGGTGCCTCCTTCCGGCTCCGGCACAGTTGGTGCCCTAGAAGGGCGGCAACGACGCCCTGTCCGGAAGCGTATCTTGGGCAACCGGCCGCATACTCAGGGTGACACGTCGAGCGCGGCTGGGGCTGTGCCGGGTGCAGCTGCTGCTGTGCCAGGTGCGACCATGCGCGGCAGCGGTGGGCGCAGACGGCGGAGGCGTCGGAGACGTCGGCGCCGACTGAAGGGGGACGACACCGCTGCGGCAACGAGTGTCGCCACCGACAGTCACGGGCGGTCGACAGGTGCCGCCCAAACGGCATCGGACTTCACCTCGGCCGCTGCTGGAACTGAGGCAAGGCACGGTGGGCTGACCAACGCGACGGGCATGGTTGAACCCGACCCGTTGACGCTCACGTTGTACCCGGGCGCCACGCAGGATCGCGACATCTCAAAGGACCCGATGGTTGAGGAGTTCGCAGCCTCGCTCGTCGGCAGTCAGATCGTCGCGTGACCTTCCCTTGAGCACCTCCCGTCAACTTCGGCGACCCCACCAGCTTCCGGATGAGGCACCGGCAGTGGCGGCCCCCCCAGCTGGAGGATGCGGTAGCCTCCTGTGTGCTGCGGACACCACCCCACGCCCCATTCAGTGGGCAGTGGACTCACCGAAGACACACGCGGTCGACCTCATGGTGGATGGCCCTTCCCGTTCACCACCAGGGGTTACCCACCAGGCTGTGGACAATGACGACTCCGCCAAACGACGCCTCGACAGCTTCATCAACAATGTCACGCGTAAGAGGGACTCTCCGCTGATTCGCGAGCCTCCCAAACAGCCTCCTGCTAAGCGGGTACTGCCGTGGCGGAGCAGGCGGTTGGCGGCTCAGAGACTCTCCCGAGTGCCAGCTTCCAAGCGAGGTGAGGTGCTAATCATGTAGCGTATGGGCTACACCAGGGATCCATCTGCGCCATCCGCTTCGGAGTTGGAGGCCTTTGACAGGCTCTTCGACGGCAACCTGACTGCGTCCGAAGTCGAGGCGCTGGACGAGCTCTTCCCGGCCGTTGGAAAGGCACCGTCCAGGCAGCCGCGAAGACGCAAGGCCACCTAGGCCACAAAGTTGCATCCATATTGGTTGTGTtccttttatgtaatatcgaaacaTGAGGTCTTTTGATAGGATGGTCTAACTTCGGCTGTGTTAGGTCGACCTCCTTCGACGCTCGATAGAAGCGCGTTGTATGTTTCTTTAAACTCTTatccttaatacaatgatacgcaaattttttgcgtattcgagaaaaaaaaaagatttatcCCATTTTCATCCATATAGGTCATCTTTTGCCCAATGCCCAGCTCAGACAAACACGATAGCTCTAGCTTCCCACGAAAGGGCTAAGCACTTAGCAGCCATGTTCTTCTGAGGGAACGAAAACATGAAACGAAAGCTTGGGGGTGTTATTTTATAACATGGGAATGGAAGCGTTTCCGGAACGTTGAACATGGGTACGTGGCCATGTTCCCGTTCCCCAGTGGCTGCCCTAAACTCTTCATCACAACCATAAGCCCGTGAGTGCTGATGTGCCTGTGCGTGGGGGCGTCAGAAAAAAAAACCACGATACTCGAGTGCGAGCATCCTCAACCTTGGACATCATCACGCTAAAAGTGCGTGTATCCTCGACCATGGACATCATCACGCTGAAATAATTTCCTCACGAAGAAACCAGTTCTCTATCTCTACTCAGCATTGAGACTACCTTCTACACTTTATTTGCTATATAAGACACTACAACATTGAGACTACCCTTATATTACAAGGTTTTTGCAGAGACATGCTCCACCCTCTAGCAAAGAGTTGagctaagacaagtactcaaAAAGCAAAGATGTGCTCTCACTCCCAAAAGAGCACATGCAACATGTCGAATAATTCTCTTACTCCCAGAACAGCAACATGAACAGCAACATGCAAATTGACAATAGTTACATCTAGTAAACAGCTTACTCTAAAAACAATATTGGTCCGACACGAAATTATTCGATTCCAAATTTCGGAGCAGGTTTTCATGTGCGGACTTATACCACCATATATATTACCTGAACCTCCCAAAAGGTTGGATCACCCTAGCAACAACTGATAAAAGACCTGTGGCTACATTAAGCAGTGGCGACATCAAGCGCCGGCAGACAGTCCCTGATAACATCCGCGGCATGCGCCAGCTCCTTCTCTGAGATGATGAGTGGTGGCACGAGCCTCACAACATTGCCTTTGCCGGCGGTCAGCACTATGACGCCTGCATCCAAGCATGCGTCCACCAAAGGACCAGCTGGTACATCTAGCTCGATGCCAACAAGAAGCCCAACCCCACGGACCTCCTTTACGTGCAGGTTTCCGCTCAGCTTGGTGCGGAGAAGCTGCTTGAAGTTCTCCCCTTTCTTGGACACCTCAGCCAAGAAACCAGGTTTCATGATTTTGTCAAACACGGTTATCGAAGTCTGGCAGGCAAGGGGGCCGCCGCCGAATGTTGTACCATGGTCGCCATAGTTTATGGCTGCAGCAACCTTCTCCTTGACCAAGACGACACCAATGGGAATACCATTGGCCAATGGCTTTGCTAAGGTCATTATGTCTGGTTCGACTCCAAATGCCTCATGGGCCCAGAGGTAACCCGTGCGCCCGAAACCACATTGCAGCTGCGTTTAGAAACCATATGCTAACATTACATCTGATGGCTGCCCACTTCACAGATTGATGCAGCCTGAAAACTATGGAATGTAATCATGATATATTGCTGAATTGGCAATATGAATGTGGAACAGAGTAACATGTTAACTCGGATAAGACCAGAAATGCAGACTCTCATAGTTTCATATCCCTGTTAACTGTTACTCTTGTATATGTTGTCAACTGTTAACTCTTGTATATGCATTATGCCTAAAGTCGGGAATGGAATGCATAGCAGCAACTAAATTGTGCATGTTTCGAACTTTGTCAACCAAACATGAATTACTAGCAGTGTCATGGTGTTCTCAATATGAACAGAACAGAGTTGTGGCAGAGTACAGCATACCTCATCAAAGACCAAGAGGGCTCCCACCTCGTCACAGGCATCCCGCAGCCCCTGCAAGAACTCCTGGGTGGCACTGTGAATACCACCCTCACCCTGCACGGGCTCGACGAAGACAGCAGCGACCCTGCCAGACTGTATGAACTTCTTGGCCGCCTCCAGATCTCCGTAATCTACGAAGGTCACTCCGGGCATGACGGGTGCAAAGGGCTCCCGGTACTGCGACTTGCTGGTGAGCGCGACGGCGCCCATAGTCCGGCCGTGGAAGCTGCTGCTGAACGCTAAGAACTCCATGGGCGGATCGTCACTGTCTGGGTGGGCGACCCGCTGGAACTTGCGGGAGAATTTGATGGCCGCCTCGTTGGCCTCCGTGCCAGTGCTGGCGAAGAAGGCGCGGTCCGCGAACGACACCTTCACGAGCCGCTTGGCGAGCTCCATCTGCGTGCGACAGCGAGCAGCTTCAGCAGGTGAAGCAAACGGAGAAAATAGGCCGGACGGAGCAATGCGTCGAACACATGGTGAGCGAGCGCGGGGCAGGGCCGTCCCGGGAAAATTCAAGGCCCTGTACCAAGCTAAAAAATGTGGCCTACTAGCCTAGAAAAAACAGAGTTAAATGTATGATATGATGTAGTACGTAGTACATTGCAATAAAATATATCAAGAATGGTACCTATGTTGCATAATCTTTACTTGAATAGCATCATTCTTGTAGTGTTCTTTGAAATGAAGTCTTCAATGATATGCTCATAATCAATCTTCTCCAACATTTCGCCTTCAAGTGCTATTATAGCCAAGTCATTAAGCCTTTCTTGTGTCATTGTAGAATGCAAATAAGTCTTCAATAGCTTGGCCTTGGTCAGGTGTCGGATTATCAGATGACACTTGTGACTGTTTTGTAATGAACCTATCCATAGCT harbors:
- the LOC136517691 gene encoding acetylornithine aminotransferase, mitochondrial-like encodes the protein MHTHSATPPTPKRNETLASRTPPPQLQSLLSAMTSLQSFLAAKPVAAGWAAGARSAAPQSRRARASACLAAPPPPPTTAASVGPARRELSAASRAVVEDEARYLVGTYKRSRVVFEYGRGCKLYDTDGREYLDMSSGIAVTALGHADPDVCATITEQSSKIVHVSNVFYTTPQMELAKRLVKVSFADRAFFASTGTEANEAAIKFSRKFQRVAHPDSDDPPMEFLAFSSSFHGRTMGAVALTSKSQYREPFAPVMPGVTFVDYGDLEAAKKFIQSGRVAAVFVEPVQGEGGIHSATQEFLQGLRDACDEVGALLVFDELQCGFGRTGYLWAHEAFGVEPDIMTLAKPLANGIPIGVVLVKEKVAAAINYGDHGTTFGGGPLACQTSITVFDKIMKPGFLAEVSKKGENFKQLLRTKLSGNLHVKEVRGVGLLVGIELDVPAGPLVDACLDAGVIVLTAGKGNVVRLVPPLIISEKELAHAADVIRDCLPALDVATA